In Hwangdonia lutea, a single window of DNA contains:
- a CDS encoding TRAP transporter large permease, producing the protein MEYLPIFVLVFSFIGLLLIGVPVAWSIAMSSLLTMMVSIPMLPALTTVSQRMATGLDSFALLAIPFFVLSGQLMNKGGIAYRLIDFAKTLVGALPGGLALINVIAAMLMGAIAGSAMASASAMGSILGPEMEKEGYSKEFGAAVNITSSTTGLIIPPSNVLIVYSLASGGVSIAALFIAGYIPGILTGLLLMLVASLWAKKKGYNVGKRSTVLDVGKTFVRAFPSLMLLVVVIGGIVAGIFTATEASAIAVLYTLILGFAYKEIKTKDLPQILLDSCGTTAIVMLLIGASMSMSWVMSYENIPQSISSVLLTISDNPIIILLVINLILLLVGVFMDMTPAVLIFTPIFLPIITDLGMDPIQFGIIMVLNLSIGLCTPPVGSVLFVGVGVANTTIEKVVKPLLPLFLAMVVSLFLVTYFSELSLWLPRLFGLI; encoded by the coding sequence ATGGAATATTTACCCATTTTCGTATTAGTATTTAGTTTTATCGGATTACTTTTAATCGGGGTTCCAGTAGCGTGGAGTATTGCGATGTCCTCATTGTTAACCATGATGGTAAGTATTCCTATGCTTCCAGCACTTACAACGGTGTCTCAACGTATGGCAACAGGCCTAGATAGTTTTGCTTTATTGGCTATTCCATTTTTTGTCCTCTCGGGACAGCTTATGAATAAAGGAGGTATAGCGTACCGGCTGATTGATTTTGCCAAGACCTTGGTGGGTGCTCTTCCTGGTGGTTTAGCTTTAATAAATGTTATTGCCGCCATGTTAATGGGGGCTATTGCGGGTTCAGCCATGGCATCAGCATCAGCTATGGGGAGCATATTAGGCCCGGAAATGGAAAAGGAAGGCTACTCAAAAGAATTTGGAGCGGCCGTAAATATTACATCATCAACCACGGGGTTAATTATTCCTCCTAGTAATGTGCTTATAGTTTATTCATTGGCAAGTGGCGGTGTATCCATTGCGGCCCTCTTTATAGCTGGTTATATTCCTGGTATTCTAACCGGTCTACTACTTATGTTAGTGGCTTCATTATGGGCTAAAAAGAAAGGCTATAATGTTGGCAAAAGAAGTACCGTCTTAGACGTTGGTAAAACTTTTGTAAGGGCCTTTCCTAGTTTAATGCTTCTAGTGGTGGTAATAGGTGGCATAGTGGCAGGTATTTTTACTGCCACTGAGGCTTCGGCAATAGCCGTACTTTATACGCTTATTTTGGGTTTTGCTTATAAAGAAATAAAAACCAAAGATCTTCCCCAAATATTATTAGATTCCTGTGGCACTACAGCTATAGTGATGCTATTAATCGGTGCGTCTATGAGTATGTCTTGGGTGATGTCTTATGAGAATATCCCTCAAAGCATTAGTTCGGTATTACTAACGATAAGCGATAATCCTATAATCATCCTTCTTGTTATTAATTTGATTTTATTGTTGGTTGGGGTTTTTATGGATATGACTCCTGCCGTATTGATTTTTACGCCTATATTTTTACCAATTATTACAGATCTGGGCATGGATCCTATTCAATTTGGTATTATTATGGTTTTGAATTTATCTATTGGTTTGTGTACACCACCCGTGGGCTCGGTGCTATTTGTAGGTGTTGGTGTCGCTAACACGACCATCGAAAAAGTAGTAAAACCATTACTTCCTTTATTTTTAGCCATGGTGGTGTCTTTGTTCCTAGTGACATATTTTTCAGAATTAAGTCTGTGGTTACCTAGGCTGTTTGGATTGATATAG
- a CDS encoding aminotransferase class V-fold PLP-dependent enzyme produces the protein MVYNKKLQKNHIPVHPGGGNVKWTNPSRKFGYYDDLETREDGGTPGILQVIRAALAINLKEKMNVEKMKLREEELLKLFYKGVEAIPEINILGTRNQKQIGCVAFNIKNIHYNLVVRLLNDRFGIQVRGGWSCASTYAHYLCEINDKDSEEIINQIEQKDLSNKPGWVRLSIHPTMSNDELEYIMEALKLIIEARNIWSSDYIYNCTTNEYDPLFEFEEVVDRFSKILEV, from the coding sequence TTGGTTTACAATAAAAAACTTCAAAAAAATCACATACCGGTCCATCCAGGAGGCGGAAATGTGAAATGGACAAATCCTTCAAGGAAATTCGGTTATTACGATGATTTGGAAACACGTGAGGATGGAGGCACACCAGGAATCTTACAAGTTATTCGTGCTGCTCTTGCCATTAATTTAAAAGAGAAAATGAATGTTGAAAAGATGAAGCTTCGCGAAGAAGAATTATTAAAACTATTTTATAAAGGGGTTGAAGCAATTCCAGAAATTAATATTCTAGGAACAAGAAATCAAAAACAAATTGGTTGCGTGGCCTTCAATATTAAAAACATACACTACAATTTAGTAGTTAGATTATTGAACGACCGATTCGGAATTCAGGTTCGAGGTGGTTGGTCTTGTGCGAGTACTTATGCGCATTATTTATGTGAAATAAACGATAAGGATTCTGAAGAAATTATAAACCAGATTGAACAGAAAGACCTATCAAACAAACCAGGTTGGGTTCGTTTATCGATTCATCCCACGATGAGCAATGATGAATTGGAATATATAATGGAAGCTTTGAAATTGATAATTGAGGCTAGAAATATATGGTCGTCAGATTATATTTATAATTGCACAACTAATGAATATGATCCATTATTTGAGTTTGAAGAAGTTGTAGATAGATTTAGTAAGATTCTTGAAGTATAG
- a CDS encoding BfmA/BtgA family mobilization protein, with protein sequence MDKGYEKERFENLSIKRSVVKKFRKYSKSISKSNSMTLLSMVEFFENNELSPDDDLKSDLIETENRIKKRINTLIAILKDIEKNQTKPTLGMLQAIFMNVEPKPKILIEKSFEELERERINKEFKLKFRGRNEFQFKKDNKDLNNRE encoded by the coding sequence ATGGATAAAGGATATGAAAAAGAACGATTTGAAAACTTAAGTATAAAGCGTTCTGTAGTGAAGAAATTTAGGAAATATTCCAAATCAATTTCAAAATCAAACTCAATGACTTTGCTTTCAATGGTAGAATTTTTTGAGAATAATGAACTTTCACCTGATGATGATTTAAAATCAGACTTGATAGAAACTGAAAATCGAATTAAAAAAAGAATCAACACACTTATTGCTATTTTAAAAGATATAGAAAAGAACCAAACTAAACCGACGTTGGGAATGTTGCAAGCGATTTTTATGAATGTAGAGCCAAAACCAAAAATATTAATTGAGAAAAGTTTTGAAGAGTTAGAACGAGAAAGGATAAATAAAGAGTTTAAACTGAAATTTCGAGGAAGAAATGAATTTCAGTTTAAAAAAGATAATAAAGATTTAAATAACAGAGAGTAA
- a CDS encoding site-specific integrase: MKTDFSIHFHLINSKINNKGLAPIYLRLTVNNKRIEYSITRRIEPKFWNKKSQKVMGTNRDAVEINNHIDNLKHKLNKIHQRLIDEDQFISAKSMMNILKGGGKKIRFILEMFKEHNEKTDLLAGKDISVSTAKRYWTCYDHVRRFIEKEYRLEDYKLKDIDYRFITKFEFFLKTTRKCNHNSSLKYINNLKKIIRIALANQWMDKDPFYNYKVKFEVVEREFLTAEEIEILYTKELHFDRLKVVRDMFVFSCYTGLAYSDVEKLSKSDITIGIDGKQWINIKRTKTNTRSSIPLLPIAKEILSRYAYDPKVIKSERLIPVFSNQKSNAYLKEIAMLCGITKPLTTHLARHTFATTVTLTNGVPIETVSKMLGHKSLRTTQQYAKIVDRKVSDDMKVLEEKLKIQSKNQKKKS; the protein is encoded by the coding sequence ATGAAAACAGACTTTTCCATTCATTTTCACCTTATCAATTCTAAGATAAACAACAAAGGACTAGCTCCTATATATTTAAGACTAACGGTTAATAATAAACGTATCGAATACAGTATCACCAGAAGGATTGAGCCCAAATTTTGGAATAAAAAATCACAAAAAGTAATGGGTACAAACCGAGATGCGGTTGAAATAAACAACCACATTGATAACCTTAAACACAAACTCAATAAAATCCATCAAAGATTGATAGACGAAGATCAATTTATTTCAGCTAAATCTATGATGAATATTTTGAAAGGTGGTGGTAAAAAAATCAGATTTATTTTAGAAATGTTTAAAGAGCATAATGAAAAAACCGATTTATTAGCAGGAAAAGATATTTCGGTTAGTACAGCAAAACGCTATTGGACTTGTTATGACCATGTGAGACGATTTATCGAAAAAGAATATCGGCTTGAAGATTACAAATTAAAAGACATTGATTACCGGTTCATTACTAAGTTTGAGTTCTTTTTAAAAACTACCAGAAAATGTAACCACAATTCTTCTTTAAAATATATCAATAACTTAAAGAAAATCATTCGTATTGCATTAGCGAACCAATGGATGGATAAAGATCCTTTTTACAACTACAAGGTAAAGTTTGAAGTTGTAGAACGCGAATTTTTAACTGCCGAAGAAATAGAAATTTTATACACTAAAGAATTGCATTTTGATCGACTGAAAGTCGTTCGGGATATGTTTGTGTTTTCTTGTTACACAGGTCTCGCCTATTCCGATGTTGAAAAACTATCAAAATCAGATATTACGATTGGTATTGATGGTAAGCAATGGATAAACATTAAACGAACAAAGACCAATACACGTAGTAGCATTCCGTTGTTGCCTATTGCAAAAGAGATTTTAAGTCGTTATGCTTACGATCCAAAAGTGATAAAAAGTGAGCGATTAATTCCAGTCTTTAGTAATCAAAAATCTAATGCTTATTTAAAAGAAATAGCGATGCTCTGCGGCATCACAAAACCATTGACGACGCACTTAGCACGACATACTTTTGCGACAACTGTAACATTAACCAATGGCGTCCCTATAGAAACGGTTAGTAAAATGCTTGGGCACAAATCTTTAAGAACGACTCAACAATATGCAAAAATTGTGGATAGAAAGGTTAGTGATGACATGAAAGTACTTGAAGAGAAACTGAAAATACAAAGTAAAAATCAGAAGAAAAAGTCATAA
- a CDS encoding NAD(P)-dependent oxidoreductase: protein MKFAIIKERKNPPDRRVVFSPEKLAETKSKFPQAEFIVEASNIRVFPDKQYKNQGFQVTDNVSDCDVFIGVKEVPIENLIPNKKYFFFSHTIKKQPYNRKLLKAILNKNIELYDHETIVNPKGFRLIGFGRYAGLVGAYNGFRALGLRDNLFNLPKVETLADLNAVKAELDKIKLPNIKILLSGTGKVAHGAKEILDHLNIKQVSDALYLTTKFTEPVYCMVDVMEYNKRKDGKVGDKAEFYADPTDYESNFMPYAKVSDFFIAGHFYGNNAPFLFTREDAKKPDFKINLIADISCDIDGPVASTIRASTIADPFYGYDAQTEKEVSFNAPNAITVMAVDNLPCELPKDASEGFGDMFLEHVIPAFFNMDSDGVLQRAKITENGKLTEQFAYLQDYVDGKE, encoded by the coding sequence ATCAAATTCGCCATCATCAAAGAACGCAAAAATCCACCAGACCGACGCGTGGTGTTTTCACCCGAAAAATTGGCCGAAACAAAATCAAAATTCCCACAAGCAGAATTTATAGTCGAAGCATCCAATATCCGTGTCTTTCCTGATAAACAATACAAAAACCAAGGTTTTCAGGTTACAGATAACGTGTCAGATTGCGATGTGTTCATTGGCGTAAAAGAAGTGCCTATTGAAAACCTAATACCCAATAAAAAATACTTTTTCTTTTCGCATACCATAAAAAAACAACCTTATAATCGCAAGCTGTTAAAAGCCATCCTCAATAAAAACATTGAGTTGTACGACCATGAAACCATTGTAAACCCAAAAGGATTCCGGTTAATAGGTTTCGGACGATACGCAGGTTTGGTAGGTGCTTACAACGGGTTTCGAGCTTTGGGATTACGAGATAACTTGTTCAATTTACCAAAAGTGGAAACACTGGCCGATTTAAATGCGGTGAAAGCAGAATTAGATAAAATCAAACTGCCAAATATTAAAATATTACTCTCTGGAACCGGCAAAGTAGCCCATGGCGCCAAAGAAATTTTAGATCATTTAAACATCAAGCAAGTAAGCGATGCTTTGTATTTAACCACAAAATTTACCGAACCCGTGTATTGTATGGTTGATGTTATGGAATACAACAAACGTAAAGACGGTAAAGTGGGCGACAAGGCAGAATTTTATGCAGACCCAACAGATTACGAAAGCAATTTTATGCCATACGCCAAAGTGTCCGATTTTTTTATAGCAGGTCATTTTTATGGCAATAATGCTCCCTTTTTATTTACTAGGGAAGATGCCAAAAAACCAGATTTTAAAATCAATCTGATAGCCGATATTTCTTGCGATATCGATGGGCCAGTGGCTTCAACCATACGTGCCTCAACCATTGCCGATCCGTTTTATGGCTACGATGCGCAAACTGAAAAAGAGGTGTCTTTTAACGCGCCAAACGCCATAACCGTTATGGCTGTGGATAATTTACCCTGTGAACTTCCAAAGGATGCTAGCGAAGGCTTTGGCGACATGTTTTTAGAACACGTAATTCCTGCGTTTTTTAATATGGATTCCGATGGTGTTTTACAACGAGCAAAAATTACCGAGAACGGAAAACTCACAGAACAATTTGCCTATTTACAGGATTATGTTGATGGCAAAGAATAG
- a CDS encoding DUF1361 domain-containing protein, which translates to MNNIKHLFINRFKTFALLSISLMFCIVLLMLRIKFTHSFFYLFLVWNLFLAAVPFAITTYLVSLPKLNKFGLLVWFCVWLLFLPNAPYIVTDLIHLQLSTAPIIWLDILIVSTFASNGLLLFYLSIFDMRTILKPYLTAKLLNCAVLFILFLSSFGVYLGRFLRYNSWEILSHPKYLITDVLNIITQPSSHKEAWIFTLLFGAFLYIGFLIFKNLFNSDKNTL; encoded by the coding sequence ATGAATAACATAAAACACCTATTTATAAATCGATTTAAAACCTTCGCTTTATTAAGCATTTCATTGATGTTTTGCATCGTATTACTTATGCTTAGAATAAAATTTACACATTCCTTTTTCTACTTGTTTTTAGTTTGGAATTTGTTTTTAGCAGCCGTTCCGTTCGCCATAACCACATATTTAGTAAGTCTCCCCAAACTTAATAAATTTGGACTTTTGGTTTGGTTTTGCGTATGGCTGCTTTTTTTACCAAATGCCCCATATATCGTTACCGATTTAATTCATTTACAACTAAGCACCGCACCTATCATTTGGTTGGATATTTTAATTGTAAGTACATTTGCAAGTAACGGATTGCTGTTGTTTTACCTGTCTATTTTTGATATGAGAACCATTTTAAAGCCGTATTTAACAGCTAAATTGCTAAACTGTGCTGTGCTTTTTATTCTGTTTCTGTCCAGTTTCGGTGTGTATTTAGGGCGTTTTTTACGTTACAATTCTTGGGAAATATTAAGTCATCCTAAATATTTGATAACCGATGTTTTAAACATAATTACCCAGCCATCAAGTCATAAAGAAGCTTGGATATTTACACTATTGTTTGGCGCTTTTTTATACATCGGTTTTCTCATTTTTAAAAACTTATTTAATTCTGATAAAAACACCTTGTAA
- a CDS encoding DUF2809 domain-containing protein, translating to MTLNKTYLTLTILLFITEVLIAIFLKSGFIRHTFGDYLVVILIFCFFKSFINIKSFKLALLVLAFAFIIEFLQLANLLKLLNLQNNYLAKLVLGSTFHVSDLVAYTLGIITVLIIETRMWAKKKT from the coding sequence ATGACACTCAACAAAACCTATTTAACATTAACTATCCTTCTTTTTATAACCGAAGTACTTATCGCTATATTTCTAAAAAGTGGTTTTATACGGCATACCTTTGGCGATTATTTAGTCGTTATTTTAATATTCTGTTTTTTTAAAAGTTTCATAAATATTAAATCCTTTAAACTTGCCCTTTTAGTTTTAGCATTTGCTTTTATTATTGAATTTTTACAATTAGCCAATCTTTTAAAATTGCTCAATCTTCAAAACAATTATTTAGCAAAACTTGTATTGGGCAGCACTTTTCATGTTTCAGATTTAGTGGCTTATACTTTAGGAATTATTACTGTATTAATTATTGAAACCAGGATGTGGGCTAAAAAGAAAACTTGA
- the creD gene encoding cell envelope integrity protein CreD — protein sequence MEHSNTPQQNKQQNKFGNWLKTSITARMLMVGFLVIILLIPLSYINSLIHERAFRQADVVNEINEKWGNHVLVYGPILKLPYKTYKETTIYNKESNTYSTETQTHIKYAYIFPESLNTKVSVDPKTLKRGNFESAVYTSKMNFTGSYIQPQLALKDIKDEDIVWNKATIIIKTSNLKGIKNEVAMSLNNSKYPFETNFNNSNNSYLNELESVFIKKEDLPFNATKNFDFSMTFNGSGQIEIIPIGKTTTMEMTSNWADPSFMGNYLPNDDTKEITKDGFKADWKVLHINRAFSQQHLNNIPNLNQFAFGTKFMVMVDEYQKSERSAKYGFLVIGLTFLIFFLIQTLSQIHIHPFQYLMIGLALTMFYTLLVSISEHSNFLKAYVIAGISVIALITLYSKSILKTFKFPLFIGLSLTALYTFIYVIIQLENYALLVGSIGLFLILASVMFVSRKIDWNNG from the coding sequence ATGGAACACTCAAACACACCACAGCAAAACAAACAACAAAACAAATTCGGCAATTGGCTAAAAACCTCAATAACGGCGCGTATGCTTATGGTTGGGTTTTTAGTCATTATTTTACTCATTCCGCTGTCGTACATAAACAGTTTAATTCACGAACGCGCTTTTAGGCAAGCTGATGTGGTTAACGAGATAAACGAGAAATGGGGAAACCATGTACTGGTTTATGGCCCTATTTTAAAATTGCCATACAAAACCTATAAAGAAACCACCATATATAATAAAGAATCAAACACCTATTCCACCGAAACGCAAACCCATATTAAATATGCTTACATTTTTCCTGAAAGCCTAAACACCAAGGTTTCAGTAGATCCCAAAACCTTAAAACGCGGCAATTTCGAGTCGGCGGTTTATACCTCAAAAATGAATTTTACAGGCAGCTACATACAACCCCAACTGGCATTAAAAGATATTAAGGACGAGGATATTGTTTGGAACAAAGCCACCATCATCATTAAAACCTCCAATTTAAAAGGCATTAAAAACGAAGTGGCTATGAGTTTAAACAACTCAAAATATCCTTTCGAAACCAATTTTAACAACTCAAACAACTCCTATTTAAACGAATTAGAATCCGTCTTTATTAAAAAAGAAGACTTACCATTTAATGCCACAAAAAACTTTGATTTCAGTATGACGTTTAATGGTAGCGGACAAATTGAAATAATCCCAATAGGGAAAACAACCACTATGGAAATGACGTCAAATTGGGCAGACCCAAGTTTTATGGGCAATTATTTGCCCAACGACGACACCAAAGAAATTACCAAAGACGGATTTAAGGCCGATTGGAAAGTACTGCACATAAACCGAGCCTTTTCGCAACAGCATTTAAACAACATACCAAACCTTAATCAGTTTGCATTTGGCACAAAATTTATGGTTATGGTCGACGAATACCAAAAAAGCGAGCGTTCCGCTAAATACGGTTTCCTCGTTATTGGGCTTACCTTTTTAATCTTCTTTTTAATACAAACCCTAAGCCAAATACATATCCATCCCTTTCAGTATTTAATGATTGGGCTTGCACTCACCATGTTTTACACGCTGCTCGTCTCCATATCCGAACACAGCAACTTTTTAAAAGCCTATGTTATCGCTGGTATTTCGGTTATCGCACTCATTACGCTGTACTCAAAATCCATTTTAAAAACATTCAAGTTTCCGCTATTCATCGGGCTATCGCTAACGGCACTTTACACCTTTATATACGTCATTATCCAATTGGAAAACTACGCACTTTTAGTGGGCAGCATCGGATTGTTCTTAATATTGGCAAGCGTCATGTTTGTATCACGAAAAATAGATTGGAACAACGGTTAA
- a CDS encoding oxygenase MpaB family protein yields MNYFVAKNSIVREIWGKSDTILLIFAGASAEFALNKAVDWLYFTGKLPKDPLGRLFSTVSYARGIVFSEKETAFKTIEHINAIHRTIEKRRGKPIPNWAYKDVLFMLIDYSIRSFEILERPLKTHEKEEVFHVFFKVGQQMKIKDLPKSYSNYKTMRQLHINQNLYNGNFTKDLLKQYRKHLGMVRFWLLLESQILITPKPVRQLLHLRAFSILKPLIPLYKISKTINLDSFLKAMILPMEYKTQIKALNQT; encoded by the coding sequence ATGAATTATTTCGTAGCTAAAAATTCTATAGTTCGGGAAATATGGGGAAAGAGCGATACCATTCTCCTAATTTTTGCTGGAGCTTCGGCGGAATTTGCACTGAATAAAGCTGTAGATTGGTTGTATTTTACCGGCAAACTTCCCAAGGATCCTTTAGGGCGGCTGTTTTCAACGGTGTCTTATGCACGAGGCATTGTGTTTTCAGAAAAGGAAACAGCCTTTAAAACTATTGAGCATATTAACGCGATACATAGAACAATAGAAAAAAGACGTGGAAAACCCATACCAAATTGGGCTTATAAAGATGTGCTTTTTATGTTGATAGACTACTCTATCCGATCGTTTGAAATTTTAGAACGACCGTTAAAAACACACGAAAAAGAGGAGGTATTTCATGTTTTTTTTAAAGTGGGTCAACAAATGAAAATTAAAGATTTACCAAAATCCTATTCAAACTATAAAACCATGCGCCAATTGCATATCAATCAAAATTTATACAATGGGAACTTTACCAAAGATTTGCTTAAACAATACCGCAAACATTTGGGTATGGTAAGATTCTGGTTGCTATTGGAATCACAAATACTAATCACTCCAAAACCCGTGCGGCAATTGTTGCATCTTAGGGCCTTTTCCATATTAAAACCATTGATACCGCTATACAAAATAAGCAAAACCATCAATTTAGATTCATTTTTAAAAGCCATGATTTTACCAATGGAATACAAAACCCAAATTAAAGCCCTCAATCAAACCTAA
- a CDS encoding winged helix-turn-helix domain-containing protein produces the protein MSIINNINKAFDHRIRLGIMSVLMVNEYADFNMLKELLGATDGNLASHTKALEKAAYIKVEKQFIGRKPNTRYSTTKLGRAEFKKHIDALEKLINKQQ, from the coding sequence ATGAGTATTATAAACAACATAAATAAAGCATTCGACCACCGAATAAGATTAGGCATCATGTCTGTTTTAATGGTAAACGAGTATGCCGATTTTAATATGCTAAAAGAACTTTTGGGTGCCACCGATGGCAATTTAGCAAGCCACACCAAAGCCTTGGAAAAAGCAGCATATATAAAAGTAGAAAAACAATTTATAGGCAGAAAACCAAACACACGGTATTCAACAACCAAATTGGGAAGAGCGGAATTTAAAAAACATATTGATGCTCTTGAAAAACTGATTAACAAACAACAATAG
- a CDS encoding slipin family protein: protein MNPILLFTIFIIVFILSGIRIIYEYKRALKFRFGKYIETLQPGFRWIIPLIETIQVVDIRVITINVVSQEVMTEDNVPCSIDGVVFFKVIDPEMAVLEVEEYSFAITQLSQAALRDVCGKVELDTILSKREEMGNNIKKIVEVETKDWGIDIIDVKIKDIQLPENMKRMMANQAEAERSRRARIILALAEEQAAGKLLEAGKLIDQSPSAIKLRLYQTLSNIAAEKNSTILFPFPEEVLPKKSK from the coding sequence ATGAATCCAATATTATTATTTACGATATTTATTATCGTATTCATACTTTCTGGGATACGGATAATTTACGAATACAAACGCGCTTTAAAATTTAGGTTTGGTAAATATATTGAAACATTGCAGCCTGGGTTTAGATGGATTATTCCGTTAATAGAAACCATTCAAGTGGTTGATATTAGGGTGATTACTATTAACGTGGTTTCCCAAGAGGTTATGACGGAAGATAATGTACCTTGTAGTATTGACGGTGTTGTTTTTTTTAAGGTTATCGATCCGGAAATGGCGGTGCTGGAAGTGGAGGAGTATTCATTTGCCATTACACAATTGTCACAAGCAGCTCTGCGTGATGTTTGTGGTAAGGTTGAACTGGATACCATTTTGTCCAAACGTGAAGAAATGGGCAACAATATTAAAAAGATAGTAGAAGTTGAAACCAAAGATTGGGGTATAGACATTATTGATGTGAAGATAAAGGACATCCAATTGCCCGAAAACATGAAGCGTATGATGGCGAATCAAGCCGAGGCAGAGCGATCCAGACGGGCGCGTATTATTTTGGCATTGGCTGAAGAGCAGGCGGCGGGTAAATTGTTGGAAGCCGGTAAATTAATAGATCAATCGCCTTCAGCCATTAAGTTGCGGTTGTATCAAACCTTGTCCAATATAGCGGCAGAGAAGAACTCTACCATTTTATTCCCGTTTCCTGAAGAAGTATTGCCAAAAAAATCGAAGTAA
- a CDS encoding DUF1801 domain-containing protein — protein sequence MNPAEVYILNQPEPYRSILMHIQVIIEHTLPNVDLKYKWRIPCYYLGETPVCYLNASHKKQFVDVGFWHSAYLSEFDEHLVSENRKVVKSLRYKSLEDIDDDIFIAILKEAEKQKGKSFYNK from the coding sequence GTGAATCCAGCCGAAGTATACATTCTTAATCAACCCGAGCCGTATCGTTCTATTTTAATGCACATTCAAGTGATTATAGAGCATACGCTACCTAATGTAGATTTAAAATACAAATGGAGGATACCCTGTTATTACTTGGGTGAAACACCGGTTTGTTATTTAAACGCCAGTCACAAAAAACAATTTGTAGATGTGGGTTTTTGGCATTCGGCGTACCTCTCAGAATTTGATGAACATCTTGTAAGCGAAAACCGAAAGGTAGTCAAATCGCTTCGTTACAAATCTTTGGAAGATATTGACGACGATATTTTTATAGCCATCTTAAAGGAAGCCGAAAAACAAAAAGGAAAATCCTTTTATAACAAATAA
- the kdsA gene encoding 3-deoxy-8-phosphooctulonate synthase, producing MKLQDIPKIKHTHSNNFFLLCGPCAIEGEDMALRIAEKVVAITNKLNIPYVFKGSFKKANRSRIDSFTGIGDEKALEILAKVSEKFDVPTVTDIHETSDANLAAQYVDVLQIPAFLVRQTDLVVAAAKTGKVVNLKKGQFMSPEAMKHAVQKVKDAGSDKAWITDRGTMFGYQDMIVDFRGIPTMRQFAPTVLDVTHSLQQPNQSAGVTGGRPDMIETIARAGIVNNVDGLFIETHFDPANAKSDGANMLHLDNLEGLLTNLVAIRKTVNSLK from the coding sequence ATGAAGCTTCAAGATATTCCAAAAATAAAACACACCCATTCAAATAACTTCTTTCTATTATGTGGCCCTTGTGCCATTGAAGGTGAGGACATGGCATTAAGAATTGCCGAAAAAGTTGTTGCCATAACCAACAAACTTAACATTCCGTACGTTTTTAAAGGCAGTTTTAAAAAAGCCAACAGAAGTAGAATTGATAGTTTTACAGGCATTGGAGACGAAAAGGCTTTGGAGATTTTAGCCAAGGTTTCAGAAAAATTTGATGTGCCCACCGTTACTGATATTCATGAAACCAGCGATGCTAATTTAGCGGCGCAGTATGTTGATGTGCTTCAAATCCCCGCTTTTTTGGTGCGCCAAACTGATTTGGTGGTGGCCGCAGCCAAAACGGGAAAGGTGGTGAATTTAAAAAAAGGACAATTTATGAGTCCGGAAGCCATGAAACACGCCGTGCAAAAAGTAAAGGATGCAGGCAGCGATAAAGCGTGGATAACCGACAGAGGTACCATGTTTGGTTACCAAGACATGATTGTAGATTTTAGAGGCATTCCAACCATGCGCCAATTTGCACCAACGGTTTTAGATGTAACACACTCGTTACAACAGCCCAATCAAAGTGCTGGCGTTACAGGCGGCAGACCGGATATGATTGAAACCATAGCTCGAGCTGGTATTGTAAATAATGTAGATGGCTTATTTATTGAAACCCATTTCGATCCTGCAAATGCCAAAAGCGACGGCGCCAATATGTTGCATTTGGATAATTTAGAGGGTTTACTGACTAATTTAGTGGCGATTAGAAAAACAGTTAACTCATTAAAATAA